In Candidatus Methylomirabilota bacterium, a genomic segment contains:
- a CDS encoding carbohydrate ABC transporter permease, protein MVEGAHWRKWVFFYIPLALFVVGTLFPFYWMLITA, encoded by the coding sequence ATGGTCGAAGGAGCGCACTGGCGCAAGTGGGTCTTCTTCTACATCCCCCTCGCGCTCTTCGTGGTGGGAACGCTCTTCCCCTTCTACTGGATGCTCATCACGGCCTT